From the Chloroflexus aurantiacus J-10-fl genome, one window contains:
- a CDS encoding RAMP superfamily CRISPR-associated protein codes for MARQKVSVEPKPFFWVPLDKERPPQKYEPPTHESYRDWSGRLKLELEVVSDYLFVGSGEFGLFTLQGCERSYYAFARRNDQLIIPGTGIKGAVRSVVEAISNSCVRQIAKGERVPQLHEGCKNENSLCPACRLFGSTGHRGRVHFSDAVLLSQVEPTKIKIADLWPPRQTKGRKFYQAKQFQPLDMQPKKNHRFLEVVPKGTRFQTTLYFENTTAAEMGIMMRAIGLDGDQGDAVVSAFPIKLGGAKPRCLGAVRWKLVGLHLITPSSNLLAALSTGGEQMPISDSVRTWLADHTLLNDKAWTKFRDQARSLNEPCPREVY; via the coding sequence ATGGCAAGGCAGAAGGTCTCGGTTGAACCCAAGCCTTTCTTCTGGGTACCACTGGACAAGGAACGACCTCCCCAGAAATATGAACCTCCTACCCATGAAAGCTATAGGGACTGGAGTGGTCGGTTGAAATTAGAGCTAGAGGTGGTATCCGACTATCTCTTCGTGGGTAGTGGTGAGTTTGGTTTATTCACCTTGCAAGGTTGTGAGCGGTCTTACTATGCTTTTGCGCGACGCAATGATCAGTTAATTATTCCGGGAACAGGCATAAAGGGCGCGGTACGCAGCGTGGTGGAGGCTATCTCGAATTCATGCGTGCGACAAATCGCCAAAGGTGAGCGAGTGCCTCAATTGCACGAGGGATGTAAAAACGAGAATTCGCTGTGCCCAGCCTGTCGGTTATTTGGCTCCACTGGTCATCGGGGTCGCGTTCACTTCTCGGATGCGGTGCTGTTGAGTCAGGTTGAACCCACCAAGATAAAGATTGCTGACCTCTGGCCACCGCGTCAGACGAAGGGTCGGAAATTCTATCAGGCGAAGCAATTCCAGCCTTTGGACATGCAACCAAAGAAAAATCATCGCTTCCTGGAGGTAGTACCCAAAGGTACTCGCTTTCAAACTACACTTTACTTTGAAAACACCACTGCTGCGGAGATGGGAATAATGATGCGAGCTATAGGACTGGACGGTGATCAAGGGGATGCGGTCGTGTCAGCCTTTCCTATCAAGCTTGGTGGTGCAAAACCGCGCTGTCTCGGAGCTGTGCGATGGAAATTGGTAGGACTTCATTTAATAACGCCTTCTTCTAACCTGCTAGCTGCTTTATCTACTGGTGGGGAGCAAATGCCCATCTCAGATTCTGTGCGAACGTGGCTGGCGGATCACACGCTGCTGAATGATAAGGCATGGACGAAGTTCCGCGATCAAGCAAGATCCCTGAATGAGCCGTGTCCCAGGGAGGTGTACTGA
- a CDS encoding RAMP superfamily CRISPR-associated protein — translation MHKTRYNALSVAFQISPRGPLLIKAGGISANPTLPDMQFVRTYHPEKGETVYIPGSSLKGVVRGFVEKALRTLDDHTSWQWACPTFPDEDESCAKKLGKEENSATIYKNSCGACRLFGHTRLKGRVAFTDLLPVDEVKTEIRYGVAISRLSHAVAHGPFEMEVAVAGTFEGYLILENFELWQLGLLVLAFQGMNSGLLQIGFGKNRGFGEVAVQVQEARLDEVTSGMEIGLWRGLADFVSDEEKTRYGLSTTFTLNGMPDPLRTEPLGLYTRRIYDPKRWDEVAQRVTDKLGTT, via the coding sequence ATGCATAAGACACGATATAACGCTCTCAGTGTAGCCTTCCAGATCAGTCCCCGCGGTCCTTTACTGATCAAAGCTGGTGGCATTTCTGCTAACCCTACATTGCCAGATATGCAGTTTGTGCGCACATATCATCCTGAGAAAGGCGAGACAGTCTACATTCCCGGCTCGTCCCTCAAGGGGGTAGTACGTGGGTTTGTAGAGAAGGCACTACGTACTCTTGATGACCACACGTCCTGGCAGTGGGCCTGCCCCACCTTTCCTGATGAAGATGAAAGCTGCGCTAAAAAACTCGGGAAAGAAGAAAACAGCGCCACGATTTACAAAAACTCCTGTGGTGCCTGTCGCCTCTTCGGCCATACCCGTCTGAAAGGTCGTGTTGCCTTCACTGACCTGCTGCCCGTGGATGAAGTCAAGACCGAGATCCGCTACGGAGTTGCTATCTCCCGGCTGAGCCATGCTGTAGCTCATGGCCCATTTGAGATGGAAGTAGCCGTTGCTGGTACCTTTGAAGGGTACCTGATTTTGGAAAATTTTGAACTTTGGCAACTGGGATTACTTGTCCTGGCATTCCAGGGTATGAACAGTGGCCTGCTCCAAATTGGCTTTGGCAAAAACCGGGGGTTTGGTGAGGTGGCCGTTCAAGTGCAGGAAGCTCGCCTGGACGAAGTCACCTCTGGCATGGAGATCGGACTCTGGCGAGGATTGGCAGACTTCGTAAGTGACGAGGAGAAGACAAGATACGGTCTCAGCACTACCTTCACCCTAAACGGAATGCCTGATCCTCTACGAACCGAACCCCTCGGGCTGTATACTCGTCGTATCTACGATCCTAAAAGATGGGATGAGGTTGCTCAAAGAGTAACAGACAAGCTAGGCACTACGTGA
- a CDS encoding Card1-like endonuclease domain-containing protein — translation MPLALILLIGEQPAANLLPTRYLRPDIAVLVHTERTKAIAERLQNVLEGGSINCVLLSVDPYDLPAIRNDLQQFIQTNFKGHNTIFNLTGGTKIMSLAAFQVVSEFGTPFVYFQTEGGRSLLYRYRFTEQKDVQLQEQKEIPGSITLDDYLRVQVGKYTTAQPRDPFEQQIHQTLRTIPGLEILASVRPQNQPALEVDFLIRLDNQIGVIEAKKKGAKSGIDQLQAVAEQRYLGTYVFKFLVSADKVDDNNKNLAAAYGIEVIELTSFKLTNGSLSKEDEDELKQRIMNILKLKRHGYGNQSSQRP, via the coding sequence ATGCCTTTAGCATTGATCCTACTGATAGGCGAACAGCCAGCGGCCAATTTGTTACCAACTCGATATCTCCGACCTGATATAGCGGTATTGGTGCACACTGAACGAACCAAAGCAATCGCAGAACGGTTACAGAACGTGCTAGAAGGCGGAAGCATTAACTGTGTTCTACTTAGCGTTGATCCCTATGATCTTCCAGCCATCCGAAACGATCTGCAGCAGTTCATCCAGACAAACTTCAAAGGACACAACACCATCTTCAACCTGACTGGTGGTACCAAAATCATGTCTCTGGCCGCTTTTCAGGTCGTCTCCGAATTTGGCACTCCCTTTGTGTACTTCCAGACTGAAGGTGGTCGTAGTTTGCTCTATCGCTATCGATTTACCGAACAGAAGGACGTGCAACTGCAAGAGCAGAAGGAAATACCGGGTTCCATCACTCTGGACGATTACTTACGCGTCCAGGTTGGGAAATACACCACAGCACAGCCAAGAGACCCGTTTGAGCAACAGATACATCAGACGCTGCGAACTATTCCTGGGTTGGAAATACTCGCCAGTGTCCGACCCCAGAACCAACCGGCTCTGGAGGTAGATTTCCTCATCCGTTTAGACAACCAAATAGGCGTGATCGAAGCCAAAAAAAAGGGAGCCAAGTCTGGCATTGACCAGCTTCAGGCAGTGGCGGAGCAGCGATATTTGGGTACCTACGTTTTCAAATTCCTTGTCTCCGCAGACAAAGTAGACGACAATAACAAGAACCTGGCAGCGGCGTATGGTATTGAGGTGATCGAGTTGACAAGCTTCAAGTTGACCAACGGCAGTCTAAGCAAA
- the csx7 gene encoding type III CRISPR-associated RAMP protein Csx7, whose product MSVFATFASQTRIQAILVMQTALSVSSRLSLEPTGTDMPVIKGPDGLPFIPGSSIKGVVRFQVERILRTWDRRPDFWACDPFDAPCIPAKKKEQLLNDAETDQSFAETVWKESCTACRLFGSPWFAGRVAFRDAYLLNPEDLPTLTQIRDGVGIDRDLGTARSGIKYDFETVIPGARFGLEILAENLEEWEIGFLLTVLRLWEEGGIAIGGKTTRGPGWGKLQEIKIQRVGISNLMDYLLERKSSEVAATQFLQTFREWLKERGAGDA is encoded by the coding sequence ATGAGTGTCTTCGCAACATTCGCTAGTCAGACCAGAATCCAGGCAATTCTGGTAATGCAGACGGCTTTGTCTGTGAGCAGCCGCCTCTCTCTGGAGCCAACTGGTACTGACATGCCTGTGATCAAAGGACCGGATGGTCTGCCCTTCATTCCCGGCTCTTCCATTAAGGGCGTGGTGCGTTTCCAGGTGGAACGAATCCTGCGCACCTGGGATCGTAGACCAGATTTTTGGGCATGTGATCCTTTTGACGCCCCATGCATTCCGGCTAAGAAGAAGGAACAGCTCCTGAACGACGCGGAAACAGACCAGTCCTTCGCCGAGACTGTCTGGAAAGAGAGTTGCACCGCCTGTCGTCTTTTCGGATCTCCCTGGTTTGCTGGACGGGTTGCTTTCAGGGATGCGTATTTGCTTAACCCAGAAGACCTGCCAACGCTCACTCAGATCCGTGACGGCGTGGGTATTGATCGAGATCTGGGCACAGCTCGTTCAGGTATCAAGTACGATTTTGAGACTGTGATTCCCGGGGCGCGCTTCGGTCTGGAGATCCTGGCCGAGAACCTGGAAGAGTGGGAAATTGGTTTTCTCCTCACAGTCTTGCGGCTTTGGGAGGAGGGTGGTATTGCAATTGGTGGTAAGACTACCCGCGGTCCGGGCTGGGGAAAACTTCAAGAAATCAAGATACAGCGAGTAGGTATCAGCAATTTGATGGACTATCTGCTAGAGCGCAAGTCGAGTGAGGTGGCTGCGACGCAGTTTCTGCAAACGTTCCGCGAGTGGCTGAAGGAAAGGGGGGCAGGCGATGCATAA
- a CDS encoding Cas10/Cmr2 second palm domain-containing protein produces the protein MSKSGQQILLHGDVDAIKEFVFETSSLPQIRGGSQLLLECEDEVTKKIEKLGGKKIYCSGGSFLFELPEDKVNDAREAIEDIYLKHTLTATVTISHESDPLPPAPASHPHNGWSKRLWDAHQPTLQSGDFARRVAFLSAQVRRMKYQRSNSPFFEAIPFGKRCEACGKRVAVENVHRYEPEEQEQVEIVSLCVVCLQRHRTGVRSEAHTVRGRFNVRFYQKYRQCNLTARHPPDLDHLVKSARRNYVAFLYADGNDIGQLLQRVSSQEEFAALSQALREGTEQALFEALWEVCSEELQKVDRYWPFEIVNIGGDDVTLLIQAGYAWEVAIRFLERFEKEIKSRVTQNLGYWPQSWPQAVTASCGIAVADVKHPVRYLEYLANDLLRSAKREAKMVQAHPQSALTFLWLPTPIAAEKAEALMSYYQRDINRLTARPYSLDRARKSIALVKEASRWPRSLRHRWGEMLDRGMWISLNMIYYDIARRSDQDRLQLTTFLSEVGELATQQGYQTKAPSSLWQVYKKHSRVGWQTALLDILELAELRAMRADVQIEEQD, from the coding sequence ATGAGCAAAAGTGGACAACAGATACTTCTGCACGGTGATGTAGATGCTATCAAAGAGTTCGTTTTTGAAACATCTTCTCTGCCTCAGATTCGTGGCGGCAGTCAACTGCTCCTGGAATGCGAAGATGAGGTTACGAAAAAGATTGAAAAGCTGGGTGGAAAGAAAATTTATTGCTCAGGAGGCAGCTTCCTTTTCGAGCTTCCAGAAGACAAAGTTAATGATGCCAGGGAAGCTATTGAGGATATTTACTTGAAGCATACGCTAACTGCTACAGTGACAATCTCTCATGAAAGTGACCCATTACCTCCTGCGCCTGCAAGTCATCCTCACAATGGATGGTCAAAGCGGCTTTGGGATGCTCATCAACCAACTCTGCAGAGCGGCGATTTTGCTCGACGAGTGGCTTTTCTGAGTGCCCAGGTTCGTAGAATGAAGTATCAGAGGTCAAACTCCCCTTTCTTCGAGGCTATCCCCTTTGGCAAGAGGTGCGAAGCATGTGGTAAAAGAGTTGCCGTAGAGAACGTTCACCGTTACGAACCTGAAGAGCAAGAACAAGTCGAGATAGTATCATTATGTGTAGTCTGTTTGCAACGGCACAGAACAGGAGTGCGAAGCGAAGCACACACTGTTCGGGGCCGATTTAATGTGCGTTTTTATCAAAAATACCGGCAATGCAATCTTACAGCCAGGCATCCTCCAGATTTAGACCATTTAGTGAAGAGTGCTCGTCGTAACTATGTGGCGTTTCTCTATGCCGATGGGAACGATATTGGCCAGTTGCTGCAACGGGTTAGTAGTCAGGAGGAATTTGCAGCTCTTTCACAAGCATTAAGGGAAGGAACTGAACAGGCCCTGTTTGAGGCTTTATGGGAGGTATGCAGCGAGGAATTGCAGAAAGTTGACAGATACTGGCCCTTTGAAATTGTTAATATTGGTGGTGATGACGTAACACTCTTGATCCAGGCAGGTTATGCCTGGGAAGTAGCAATACGGTTCCTGGAGCGGTTTGAAAAAGAGATTAAGAGCCGGGTGACACAAAACTTGGGCTATTGGCCGCAGAGCTGGCCGCAAGCAGTTACAGCCTCGTGTGGGATTGCCGTTGCTGATGTCAAGCATCCAGTTCGCTATCTGGAGTATCTCGCTAACGATCTACTCAGGAGTGCTAAAAGAGAAGCCAAAATGGTTCAAGCACATCCTCAGAGTGCATTAACTTTTCTCTGGCTACCTACTCCTATCGCTGCAGAAAAGGCTGAGGCTTTGATGAGCTACTACCAGCGTGATATTAATAGACTCACAGCCAGGCCGTACAGCCTTGATCGGGCCAGAAAGTCCATCGCACTGGTAAAGGAAGCATCCCGATGGCCTAGGTCTTTACGCCATCGATGGGGTGAAATGTTAGACAGGGGAATGTGGATCTCGCTCAACATGATTTACTACGACATTGCCCGTAGAAGCGATCAAGATCGTCTCCAATTGACCACCTTTTTATCGGAGGTGGGCGAACTAGCCACACAGCAGGGTTATCAAACTAAAGCACCCTCATCTCTCTGGCAAGTATACAAAAAGCATAGTAGGGTTGGCTGGCAAACTGCCCTGCTCGATATCCTGGAACTGGCCGAATTGCGGGCAATGCGGGCTGATGTTCAGATAGAGGAGCAAGACTAA
- a CDS encoding PIN domain-containing protein: MRFIFDTSVLIDYLRDDRPGDQEVAADAFALASQQGHTFLTLVSLMELYSPILQETSTDGVEEEESLMTRTRGKEAIERDLSRVKKLLETYGIRLIHCSRRAQEVALDILRDHRSPLGKNALTDSLIIANGLVRRAYLVTRDRKWSQVARGLQQRKPCALRVVSPVDLIQGRL, encoded by the coding sequence ATGCGCTTTATTTTTGACACCTCTGTGCTCATTGATTACTTGCGGGATGACAGGCCAGGTGATCAGGAAGTAGCTGCTGATGCTTTTGCACTCGCATCTCAACAGGGTCATACCTTTCTTACGTTAGTCAGCCTAATGGAATTGTACAGTCCGATACTGCAAGAAACGAGTACAGATGGAGTTGAGGAAGAGGAGTCGCTTATGACAAGAACAAGAGGAAAGGAAGCTATTGAACGCGATCTTTCGAGAGTCAAAAAGTTACTTGAAACCTATGGTATCCGACTTATTCATTGTTCAAGGAGGGCGCAAGAGGTTGCTCTTGATATTTTGCGAGATCACCGATCTCCGTTGGGTAAAAATGCTCTAACCGATAGCTTGATCATTGCGAATGGCCTTGTTCGCAGGGCATACCTGGTCACGAGAGATCGTAAGTGGAGTCAGGTTGCACGAGGGCTTCAGCAGAGAAAGCCATGCGCTTTAAGAGTGGTATCTCCGGTAGATCTGATTCAAGGGAGGTTGTAA
- a CDS encoding RAMP superfamily CRISPR-associated protein, whose amino-acid sequence MERLSLKFYFTLTTAFHTAGNRWRWGADKALSRSSDGVYVIPATTMKGALRDRAEVLLHTWGQKVCNGPTPNTMCPDPNHLCIVCQVFGHPRFPAPLRFQDVRFELDTMTQIRSGVSISRQRRAALPGRLFFIETTSPGLLEATAICEGYFPDQTSAMQACALVILAARSMSGIGGGRTRGMGWLEIEKTRIEATVNSLPVSQQHLEMLWSQWSGGQNVAED is encoded by the coding sequence ATGGAGCGTTTATCCTTGAAATTTTACTTTACTCTAACAACAGCTTTTCATACCGCAGGGAATCGATGGCGATGGGGAGCTGATAAGGCATTGTCAAGATCGTCTGATGGTGTGTACGTTATCCCCGCGACTACGATGAAGGGTGCCTTGAGGGATCGGGCTGAGGTACTTCTGCATACCTGGGGTCAAAAAGTATGTAATGGGCCGACCCCAAATACAATGTGCCCTGATCCGAACCATCTTTGTATTGTTTGTCAAGTATTCGGTCATCCGCGTTTTCCGGCACCCCTTCGCTTTCAGGATGTACGATTTGAACTGGATACGATGACGCAAATTCGAAGTGGCGTTTCAATCAGTCGCCAACGGCGTGCTGCTTTGCCAGGACGTTTGTTCTTTATCGAGACTACTTCACCTGGTTTGCTTGAAGCTACGGCAATCTGCGAGGGATATTTTCCAGATCAGACGAGCGCTATGCAGGCCTGCGCATTAGTCATCCTGGCTGCAAGATCGATGTCTGGTATCGGTGGGGGACGTACACGAGGTATGGGATGGCTGGAGATTGAAAAAACGAGGATTGAGGCTACTGTGAATAGCTTGCCAGTCTCTCAACAACATCTGGAAATGCTTTGGAGTCAATGGTCAGGGGGCCAAAATGTGGCTGAAGATTAA
- a CDS encoding CRISPR-associated protein Csx14 has translation MSKKLLIATLGTAPAVITEAIELLEEQSLHPDGVVLLYTEDYDVLSSLELLMKHLPAHCEISWIVPISVGTYHDIDSTKAAVEFMQIACTQLRTYRNNHRLFVSIAGGRKVMSALLALAVQFYGAECLFHIWVPPWLEEEGEIGQLRGLQPEQINARLHPPLVNRDPKDRPQLVDLPFIALFPMLPDIREALAGGTPIDKNVKSMLVSTGLLTTDGTPTPLGESVAAILNLVEALPPARQIEPKVHISSHHYKDRIEGFAKELIGYAPFVVEVRGEQWGQGEPGVSAQQPRDLIVRARLGTDIRFQLRLVTTATTEGELEAARRHVERYVQRKER, from the coding sequence ATGTCAAAAAAACTCCTCATCGCCACGCTAGGCACTGCCCCGGCAGTGATCACCGAAGCTATCGAACTGCTAGAAGAGCAGAGTCTTCATCCAGACGGAGTAGTGTTGCTCTACACCGAGGACTATGATGTACTCAGTTCACTGGAATTGCTAATGAAACATCTTCCAGCACACTGTGAAATCAGTTGGATCGTACCGATTTCTGTCGGAACATACCACGATATTGACTCTACCAAGGCGGCAGTGGAGTTCATGCAGATAGCCTGCACTCAGTTGCGCACCTACCGAAACAATCATCGGTTGTTTGTGAGTATCGCCGGCGGGCGGAAAGTAATGTCAGCACTGCTGGCTTTGGCCGTCCAGTTTTATGGTGCCGAGTGTCTATTTCATATCTGGGTACCTCCCTGGTTGGAAGAGGAAGGGGAAATTGGACAACTGCGAGGCCTACAGCCCGAGCAGATCAATGCACGACTTCATCCCCCCCTTGTTAATCGCGATCCTAAAGATCGTCCTCAACTGGTGGATCTACCTTTCATTGCCCTGTTTCCTATGCTTCCCGACATTCGCGAGGCGCTGGCTGGAGGAACACCTATCGATAAAAATGTGAAATCCATGCTCGTTTCTACTGGCCTGTTGACAACAGATGGCACGCCTACACCGCTTGGTGAAAGTGTGGCAGCAATTCTGAACTTGGTAGAGGCCTTGCCCCCAGCACGGCAGATAGAACCCAAAGTTCACATTTCATCTCATCATTACAAAGATCGGATAGAAGGTTTTGCCAAAGAACTGATAGGCTACGCGCCGTTTGTGGTAGAGGTTCGCGGGGAACAATGGGGTCAGGGTGAGCCTGGCGTTAGCGCACAACAACCGCGAGATCTTATTGTCCGTGCACGCCTTGGTACCGACATTCGCTTTCAATTGCGTCTGGTGACCACAGCTACAACAGAAGGTGAACTGGAAGCAGCACGTCGCCACGTGGAACGGTATGTGCAACGGAAGGAAAGATAA
- the csx10 gene encoding type III-D CRISPR-associated RAMP protein Csx10 yields MWLKIKPNNPLILGDVRASSQFLSPTQYIPGRILRGAWAEWLLIQGRQDILPTVQRVRIGNFFPTTEWRPICYALPLPLSALTCKQASGFKKEPHPDNQGHGVVDALIPQLAYSLLERAGACFAAPFVLTCLTCGSRMEAITGFYTVYRDGTTERYCQSRLRYHSQTKVGISRYRRAAVEQVLYTANALSPVTVQPDEKVSDLVFLGRIYGERSDVADLIEAINHIAIGALHTRGYGRVKAEEAEVVGFPDIEERVRLFNEILVHCWQDLKSLATNAEDLPAKPEGTYFSVDLLSPGVFQDSGIPALAPILRINGQALEPVWWMTRPDFAGGWSTAWGLPKPTNLAARMGSVYVYRWDGTLDEIISTLQTLEEQGVGKRRDEGFGEFLVCHPFHQEVEEK; encoded by the coding sequence ATGTGGCTGAAGATTAAGCCAAATAACCCTCTCATATTAGGTGATGTACGGGCCAGCTCTCAGTTTTTGAGTCCAACTCAGTACATTCCAGGCCGGATACTGCGGGGTGCATGGGCTGAATGGCTCCTGATCCAGGGTCGGCAGGATATTTTGCCCACTGTGCAACGTGTGCGTATTGGAAACTTTTTCCCCACAACAGAATGGCGTCCAATATGTTACGCCCTTCCGTTACCACTCAGTGCTCTAACATGCAAACAGGCAAGTGGCTTCAAAAAGGAACCACATCCCGACAATCAGGGCCATGGGGTTGTGGATGCCCTTATACCTCAACTGGCATACTCTCTTCTTGAAAGAGCCGGGGCCTGTTTTGCCGCGCCGTTCGTTCTAACATGTCTCACATGTGGCAGCCGTATGGAAGCGATAACGGGGTTTTACACAGTCTACCGTGACGGTACCACTGAACGCTACTGCCAATCACGGCTACGTTACCACTCACAGACAAAAGTGGGGATCAGTCGATACCGACGCGCTGCCGTAGAACAGGTGCTGTACACGGCGAACGCCTTAAGTCCGGTAACGGTTCAACCAGATGAAAAGGTGTCCGACTTGGTCTTTCTGGGACGCATATATGGTGAGCGATCAGATGTGGCAGACCTTATAGAGGCCATTAATCACATCGCGATTGGTGCCCTTCACACGCGAGGTTATGGTCGTGTAAAAGCTGAGGAAGCTGAGGTGGTAGGTTTTCCCGATATCGAGGAGCGAGTAAGGCTTTTCAATGAGATACTGGTTCATTGCTGGCAAGATCTGAAATCTTTGGCTACCAACGCTGAAGATCTTCCTGCAAAGCCAGAAGGCACATACTTCTCTGTAGACTTGTTAAGTCCTGGCGTATTCCAGGATAGCGGTATACCTGCTTTGGCACCAATCCTGCGTATCAACGGACAGGCACTGGAACCAGTCTGGTGGATGACGCGCCCTGATTTTGCCGGTGGTTGGTCTACCGCCTGGGGTTTGCCCAAACCGACCAACTTGGCTGCCCGTATGGGTAGTGTTTACGTGTACCGCTGGGATGGAACGTTGGATGAGATCATCTCTACTCTACAAACTTTGGAGGAACAGGGAGTCGGCAAGCGACGAGATGAAGGCTTTGGCGAGTTTCTGGTTTGTCATCCATTCCATCAGGAGGTAGAAGAGAAATGA